Proteins encoded in a region of the Drosophila gunungcola strain Sukarami chromosome 3L unlocalized genomic scaffold, Dgunungcola_SK_2 000005F, whole genome shotgun sequence genome:
- the LOC128259608 gene encoding ribosome biogenesis protein SLX9 homolog encodes MAKTKRNVRAKAKSVVGAAKQKAQDMQAKLRQDTLLHKTLAPKKTTTKKEKSEAKHKKLLKRFAETRKERKEEQARKNREKTKVIGDLKPLRDALPSLQDIYNLVKTKQKDASEQAALTEPEVPLTANEKIRKKRTEMVNRVKSFEKLIKDKNFKKNPREVIASHVRNKYQAMEEDDDE; translated from the coding sequence ATGGCCAAAACCAAGCGAAATGTGAGGGCCAAGGCCAAGAGCGTGGTGGGGGCGGCCAAGCAGAAGGCGCAGGATATGCAGGCGAAGTTGCGCCAGGACACACTGCTCCACAAAACACTCGCGCCCAAAAAGACGACCACCAAAAAGGAGAAATCCGAGGCTAAGCACAAGAAACTACTAAAGCGATTCGCCGAAACGCGAAAGGAACGCAAGGAGGAGCAGGCGCGCAAGAACCGCGAGAAGACCAAGGTCATTGGGGACCTAAAGCCACTCCGGGATGCACTACCATCCCTGCAGGACATCTACAATCTGGTGAAAACCAAGCAAAAGGATGCCAGCGAACAGGCTGCTCTTACCGAACCGGAAGTTCCCCTAACTGCCAACGAAAAGATCCGGAAAAAACGCACGGAAATGGTGAACCGCGTGAAGTCCTTCGAGAAGCTCATCAAGGACAAGAACTTCAAGAAGAATCCCCGCGAAGTCATCGCCTCCCATGTGCGCAACAAGTACCAGGCGATGGAGGAGGACGATGATGAATAG
- the LOC128259594 gene encoding zinc finger TRAF-type-containing protein 1 homolog: MSTVESSTAAVQQPPSSTLPLLGDNQVVMQASTSSGGSASSSSSGGGGNSVVGVPLDTQSSGEPPAKKQLLDSGATSSSSLSSAAAASGMHEKLAHRISNALCCAVCLDLPKTAMYQCQMGHLMCAACFTHLLADGRLRDQIATCPNCRVEISKSTASRNLAVEKAASELPSECQFCNKEFPYKSLERHEQHECQERPTKCKYHRIGCQWRGPFHETNEHERNCLHPQKSGYEVMSALEAHDDRIKEEKKMFNTLIDLLSYEKIIFNDLQMKPYRTDEYVHKLFYETARFSAFNQQWVVKARINNSQRDPHQSNERTITYQLILKTKTSTPMSIHFFALKGPFSDMKVSTQIYKHEFTETSTESEYYVLPLPDGIGGTGSSECNRMLANKGINFRLLMFLLNK, translated from the exons ATGTCGACGGTTGAATCCTCCACTGCGGCGGTGCAGCAGCCGCCGTCCTCGACATTACCGTTGCTCGGCGACAACCAGGTGGTGATGCAGGCATCAACCAGTTCCGGCggctccgcctcctcctcctcttcgggCGGGGGCGGAAATAGTGTGGTGGGCGTGCCGCTGGACACGCAGAGCAGCGGTGAGCCGCCGGCCAAGAAACAGTTGTTGGATTCGGGGGCCACCAGCAGCAGTTCGCTTTCCAGTGCCGCTGCTGCGTCGGGAATGCACGAAAAGTTGGCCCACCGCATCTCCAATGCCCTGTGTTGTGCCGTTTGCCTGGATCTGCCCAAGACGGCCATGTACCAG TGCCAGATGGGTCACTTGATGTGCGCCGCCTGTTTCACCCATCTTCTGGCGGATGGACG ccTGCGCGATCAAATTGCCACTTGCCCCAATTGCCGTGTGGAAATATCAAAGAGCACTGCTTCCCGAAATTTGGCTGTGGAGAAGGCCGCTTCCGAATTGCCCAGCGAATGTCAG TTTTGCAACAAGGAGTTCCCTTACAAATCACTTGAACGCCATGAACAACACGAGTGCCAGGAGCGCCCCACCAAATGCAAATACCACCGCATTGGCTGCCAGTGGCGTGGACCCTTTCATGAGA CTAACGAACACGAGCGCAACTGTTTGCATCCGCAGAAGTCTGGCTACGAGGTAATGTCGGCCCTGGAGGCCCACGATGACAGGATTAAGGAGGAGAAGAAGATGTTCAACACGCTGATTGACTTGCTTAGCTACGAGAAGATCATATTCAATG ACCTTCAGATGAAACCCTATCGGACGGACGAGTACGTGCACAAGCTGTTCTACGAGACGGCCCGCTTCTCGGCCTTCAACCAGCAGTGGGTGGTGAAGGCTCGCATCAACAATAGCCAGCGCGATCCTCACCAGTCAAACGAGCGGACCATCACCTATCAGCTGATCCTGAAAACAAAGACCAGCACACCGATGAGCATACACTTTTTCGCGCTAAAGGGCCCCTTTTCGGATATGAAGGTGTCCACGCAGATATACAAGCACGAGTTCACTGAGACG AGTACCGAAAGTGAGTATTATGTTTTGCCACTACCAGATGGCATCGGCGGTACCGGCTCAAGTGAATGCAACCGAATGCTGGCCAACAAAGGCATTAACTTCCG CCTGCTTATGTTTCTGCTGAACAAGTAA